The following coding sequences lie in one Sesamum indicum cultivar Zhongzhi No. 13 linkage group LG9, S_indicum_v1.0, whole genome shotgun sequence genomic window:
- the LOC105171132 gene encoding heavy metal-associated isoprenylated plant protein 23-like codes for MGVSGTLEYISELMSSGRKDKKKRKKQFQTVNLKVRMDCDGCELKVKNALSSLTGVKSVEINRKQQKVTVTGYVEESKVLKKAKSTGKKAEIWPYVPYNLVAQPYAPQAYDKKAPAGFVRKLDNPPPPTRIDHQDPYIAMFSDDNPNACSIM; via the exons ATGGGGGTTTCAGGGACTTTGGAGTACATCTCGGAGCTGATGAGCAGTGGTCGGAAGgacaagaagaagaggaagaagcaGTTTCAGACAGTGAATCTCAAGGTCAGAATGGACTGTGATGGCTGTGAGCTTAAAGTCAAGAATGCTTTGTCTTCTTTAACTG GAGTGAAATCTGTGGAGATAAACAGAAAGCAGCAGAAGGTGACGGTGACAGGATACGTGGAGGAAAGCAAGGTGTTGAAGAAGGCGAAGTCGACAGGGAAGAAGGCAGAGATATGGCCGTACGTTCCTTACAACCTCGTAGCTCAGCCCTACGCTCCTCAGGCTTATGACAAGAAGGCACCTGCTGGTTTTGTCAGAAAACTTGACAACCCCCCACCTCCGACAAGGATTGATCATCAGGACCCCTACATTGCTATGTTCAGTGATGACAATCCAAATGCCTGCTCTATCATGTAA